ccctagataaaacacACCtggtcctgacgaaagcgctgaaagctaagcagggttGGATGACTCTAATCCGTCCCGTAAAAGTGGAGTTACAGATATTTATCGGacgctgcaattgcgttctctCTTCCCTGgtctaaggtccctagataaaacacACCtggtcctgacgaaagcgctgaaagctaagcagggatggATGACTCTAATCAGTCCCGTAAAAGTGGAGTTACAGATATTTGTCGGacgctgcaattgcgttctctCTTCCCTGgtctaaggtccctagataaaacacACCtggtcctgacgaaagcgctgaaagctaagcagggatggATGACTCTAATCCGTCCCGTAAAAGTGGAGTTACAGATATTTGTCGGacgctgcaattgcgttctctCTTCCCTGgtctaaggtccctagataaaacacACCtggtcctgacgaaagcgctgaaagctaagcagggatggATGACTCTAATCAGTCCCGTAAAAGTGGAGTTGCAGATATTTGTCGGacgctgcaattgcgttctctCTTCCCTGgtctaaggtccctagataaaacacACCtggtcctgacgaaagcgctgaaagctaagcagggatggATGACTCTGGTATTGTATTACGGGCAAAGAAAAATGTCACGCGTGTTTTTTTACCTTCAGCACTTTTTCTGTCACATAATACCTTGAGTAATATATACTTGTGTAAGTGTTTCTACAGCGCAGGTCATTCGAAATGTGGCTACAAAGATGTGTGCCTTTTCGCAGCACGCGTAGAGCATAAATTCTTAATTATGTCGTTTAGAAACCGGCGTCTTCACAACCACGCAACAATTTCATAAATCCCACAAACGTTCAGTAACAGTTCAATGTAGCATTTGAAATAGTTCACCGTTGAACAGGTCTGCACCccttactcggctgctgacccgctgctCGCGgcatcgagtcccggctgcggcggctgcattttcgatggagacgaaaatgctgtaggccggtgtgctcagacttgggagcacgttaaagaaccccgggtggtcgaaatttccggagccctcctcataataatatggtggttttgggacgctaaaccccacatatcaatcaggtctGTTCCTCTTCTaagggcgctttttttttaaaagTTAGGCGAATAAGATATCACAGCATCGCCCATGAAAGTAACATACCGACGAGGCAAAAAAAAGTATTGGCGTGAAGTTGGCGTGTTACTTTGATATGCGTTATCTTGTGAATaactgtttctttgttgtgaacCACAACTATTTCGTGGGAGAAGGGTAACAGCCCATGCTATACAAAGCCACGTCTGCTTACATACATCTTTGAACAAGAATGCGCACCTGATGAATATTACTGGGCCCTCACCTGTTCGCAATGTGAAATGGGATTTTATGTAACCGCTTGTGACATTATGGGATTTTTTTACCATTATGTGACTTACTCTAAGAAGAAGACCCCGGTCAAGGCGAAAGAAGCTGGCACCGGTCAAGCACATTTCCTCGGGTTCGATGGTACTGTGAAGATATCGTATCTGCGTGAAAGAAAACGCCGCTGAATATATACAACTACATCTCGATGGAGGTCGTCGGAGCTCGTGGCTTACCTGTTGCACATACTCTTTCGATGAACGAATCATGGCTACTGATTTGGTGGTGTTCTTTAGCTTCTTTGCCTGAAAGACATGATTCGCGCATCATTTATTTCGTCAACAATGATAATTCCACGCTAaataaatgacaaaaaatagtgTGACCTCCGCAATCGAAAAATTCTGTTATTCAGTTGTGAGGCTTTTATTACGCAGCTCTCAAACAAACGCTTATAGCCACTTTTAAGCACATCGCTTTAGATTTCGTGACGTGGTATTCCAATGTGGCATTTCATCAACACTAtctatttttttaaaattcactCACGCTTTGATGCTTCCAACAAGACGGCTTAACGAATGCAACTCACAAAGACAATTTTGCGCTAATTGACACATAGTCAGTGATCTGATATAAAACTTGCATTTGACGAAGCACGTAATTTCTATAGTATCAAATATACTCAGTATTAGTGATACTACGGTTGAAGGTAAAACACCTGAAGGCACTGCGCCGACAAAAGTAAAagtttgaaaagaaaagaaaaaaacgcagagAAAAGACGTTTTGGCTCCGACAcgaagccttgttcacagtgaaacGAAAACTGCTTTACACATGTTTTCATTTCAATGGGAACAAGGCTTCCTTGTGGGAGCCCAAACAtcttttctctctgtttttttttcttttaaaacttTACTTTGGTCGGCGCAGTGCCTCCAGGTTTTTTTACCTTCAACCATGTATCATCCCGACCAGACGGGCTTCCGTCAAACTTTACTTCATAAGGGATATTAGGGCAGTGAACACTACAGTATTCACTACTCCTTTCGAATAAACAATATtcgaccattttttttctttttcgccgaAATGAATTGAATGGTGAACACTTAGACTGTTAATCGGCTATGCACTGAGTGACGTTTTGAGAACATTCGAGAACCTCAATTTCCTTCCGAAACTAAGCGCAGACATCTGGGCCATTTTGAAAAGCCCAAAGGGCGTAGTTCAGCTCAGTGGTCCTGATTACACTAACCAATCGCAGCGTGCGCGACTTCGTAAAGTCCTCCAATACCAACCTATATTACTTACTTGTTTCGCGAGGTCTTGGCTCACAAAAGCCATTTCGACCAAGCAGAGACCGCAATAGAGCGTGTACACGATGGGCAACCAAAGCTCCGATTCAGTGACGTCCATAGTGAAGGACCTGTACACGTTGAGGCAGAGCAAAGCCAGCAGACTGGTGGAGGAGGCCGCGATTGCTGGACCGCAAATCTTGTCCAGCTTCGCCTTGAGGGCCTTAATCTTACACACATTCACGCGAACCGCGGCGATCTCGGAAGCCGAGTTGAGCTGCGCGCAGTGAGCTACCTGGTTCGAGCAGTTCGCTTCGAGTCTGAGCAACTCGGACTCGAGGTATCGAAGCAGAACTTCCGAGCAGCGAGTCGTGATCACGTGTACCGTGGAGTCGTACAAGAAGAACGCCATTGCGCAGCAAAGTGCACCCGTTACAACCACAGCCCGCCAAGGAGCGGACGTCGGGGGCAGCTTTTTCAGGCCGTCCGCGAGGGCGATGATGAACGCACCGACGAAAGACGCGAAGAGCATGGCCCGAACGACGGCATCGAACAGGCGTCGACCACGGTCGAGCC
This genomic interval from Rhipicephalus microplus isolate Deutch F79 chromosome 10, USDA_Rmic, whole genome shotgun sequence contains the following:
- the LOC142774206 gene encoding uncharacterized protein LOC142774206 is translated as MRKVVIQGCCGSSSKTDEAVETPAPYKRSNLSIETLENAVATWKSPYTAYAALCFSAFLGYQVVALTSISRSVDVHKTFPRHLRFVSYAITVAKVCVNYVSFCLGSQGLLEFLKGATAFETSTSFSAAVKRRLDRGRRLFDAVVRAMLFASFVGAFIIALADGLKKLPPTSAPWRAVVVTGALCCAMAFFLYDSTVHVITTRCSEVLLRYLESELLRLEANCSNQVAHCAQLNSASEIAAVRVNVCKIKALKAKLDKICGPAIAASSTSLLALLCLNVYRSFTMDVTESELWLPIVYTLYCGLCLVEMAFVSQDLAKQAKKLKNTTKSVAMIRSSKEYVQQIRYLHSTIEPEEMCLTGASFFRLDRGLLLRGTGSVITFAVILMQTDGDLKRRMGLH